The following is a genomic window from Streptomyces lincolnensis.
CAGGCCCTCGACCGGCACCACCCGGCTCCGAGGCCTGCTGAGCAGGCGCCGGAAGCCCCCGCCTATGGCGAATTCGCCCCCCGATCCCGCGACCAGCTCCCCCCGACCTCGGCCGGATCGACCCCGCAAGCTCCCACCCCCGAGGTCGAGTACGCACCCCGCTCTCTCGACCCCCAGTCCCCGCACTCCCCACCCCCCGCCGCCCAACCGCCGGAGGCCCCCGCGGAGCCGGCCAAGCAGCGCAAGCGGCGCCGAGGTGGGGCGCGGTTCGCCGGGATGGTGGAGGAGGAGGTCGCGCCCGTCGTCGTACCACCGACTGCCGCGCCGGAGCTGCCCGAGCTGCCGGTGGCGCCCGTGGTCAGTGGGCGGCGTCCGCGGGGGGCGCGGTTCGCCGGGGCCGCGCAGGCGCGGCGGGCGGCGGCCGGGCCGGTGGCCGAGCCGCTGGACGCGGGGGCCCGGGAGGAGACGGTCCGGACCGTCGAGCGGTTGGTGCGGCTGCGCGGGGAGGGGCGCAGCGGTGAGGCGCACGCGTTGCTGGCCGAGATCGCGCACTGGCCGGCCGCCCGCTACCCGCTGCTCGCCGTGGAACTCCAGCGGGCCGGGCTCGGCGCCGACTGGGCGACGCTGTTGTGGGAGGCGGGTTCGCTGCCCGCGGACCGGCTCGTCGCCGCCGCCGACGCGCTGACCGAGGCGGGGCGCGGCACCGACGGGGAGCAGATCCTCAGGCAGGGAGTGGCGCGGCCCGCCGTGGAGATCGGACAGGCCGTCCTCGCGATGACCGGCGACGGCCGCCACCGCGAGGCCCACGCCCTGCTCGACGCCTACGTCCGGGTCCGCACCCCGGAGGAGGCCGCGCGCAGCGCCGAGCCCGACCCGCGCACGCTCGTACCGCTGCTCGTGGCGGCCGCGCGAGGCGTCTCGGACGAGCGCCACTGGGACCTGGTCCACGCCCTCCGCGTCGCCGGACATCCCGCCTGACATTCCGCCTGGCAGGTTCCCAACAAAGCTGGTCATCGACTCGGTCCCGGCTCGGTCCGGGCCCGGCCGCTCACCCACAGGGGTGTGAAACGTGATCGACTCAGCGGGTTAACGACGATGGTCTTGGCAAGGCCGCCGGGGAGGCTTACGTTCGTGCCTCTACGACCTGTGTCTACGGGCGTAGAGGCTCTGGCGTCCCGTCGAAGGAGCAGCTCATGGCCAACGTCGTACGCGCCGCTCTGGTCCAGGCCACCTGGACCGGCGACACCGAGTCCATGGTGGCGAAACACGAGGAGCACGCCCGCGAGGCGGCCCGGCAGGGCGCGAAGATCATCGGGTTCCAGGAGGTCTTCAACGCCCCCTACTTCTGTCAGGTCCAGGAGCCCGAGCACTACCGCTGGGCCGAGCCGGTGCCCGACGGGCCGACCACTCGTCGTATGCAGGAGCTCGCGCGCGAGACCGGCATGGTGATCGTCGTCCCGGTCTTCGAGGTCGAGCAGTCCGGCTTCTACTACAACACCGCGGCCGTGATCGACGCCGACGGCACCGTCCTCGGCAAGTACCGCAAGCACCACATCCCCCAGGTCAAGGGCTTCTGGGAGAAGTACTACTTCAAGCCGGGCAACATCGGCTGGCCCGTCTTCGACACCGCCGTGGGCAAGGTCGGCGTCTACATCTGCTACGACCGCCACTTCCCGGAGGGCTGGCGCCAACTCGGCCTCAACGGCGCCCAGTTGGTCTACAATCCATCCGCCACCCACCGCGGTCTCTCTTCCCACCTCTGGCAACTGGAGCAGCCCGCCGCCGCCGTCGCCAACGAGTACTTCGTCGCCGCGATCAACCGGGTCGGCGTCGAGGAGTACGGGGACAACGACTTCTACGGGACCTCGTACTTCGTCGACCCGCGCGGCCGCTTCGTCGGCGAGACCGCCAGCGACAAGGCGGAGGAACTCGTCGTCCGCGACCTCGACTTCGACCTGATCGAAGAGGTCCGGCAGCAGTGGGCCTTCTACCGCGACCGCCGTCCCGACGCCTACGAAGGGCTGGTACAGCCGTGACCAAGGACCTGCTGGGCCGCCACCGGGCCGTCCTGCCCGACTGGCTCGCCCTCTACTACGAGGACCCCCTGGAGATCACGCATGGCGAGGGCCGGTACGTCTGGGACGCCGAGGGCACCAGGTACCTCGACTTCTTCGGCGGCATCCTCACCACGATGACCGCGCACGCCCTGCCCGAGGTGACCAAGGCGGTGAGCGAGCAGGCCGGGCGGATCCTGCACTCCTCGACCCTGTACCTGAACCGCCCGATGGTCGAACTCGCCGAGCGGATCGCCCAGTTGAGCGGCATCCCGGACGCCCGGGTCTTCTTCACCACCTCGGGCACGGAGGCCAACGACACGGCCCTGATGCTGGCGACGACCTACCGCCGCAGCAACACGATCCTGGCGATGCGCAACAGCTACCACGGCCGCTCCTTCAGCGCGGTCGGCATCACCGGCAACCGCGGCTGGTCGCCCACCTCGCTGTCCCCGCTCCAGACGCTCTACGTCCACGGCGGCGTGCGCACGCGCGGCCCGTACGCCTCCCTCAGTGACGACGACTTCATCGCGGCCTGCGTCGAGGACCTGAAGGACCTGCTCGGCCACACCCGCCCACCCGCGGCCCTGATCGCCGAACCGATCCAGGGCGTCGGCGGGTTCACCTCACCGCCGGACGGCCTGTACGCGGCCTTCCGCGAGGTGCTGGCCGAGCACGGCATCCTGTGGATCGCCGACGAGGTGCAGACCGGCTGGGGCCGCACCGGCGAACACTTCTGGGGCTGGCAGGCCCATGCGCGCAGCGGCCCGCCGGACATCGTCACCTTCGCCAAGGGCATCGGCAACGGCATGTCCATCGGCGGGGTCGTGGCGCGCGGCGAGATCATGAACTGCCTGGACGCCAACAGCATCTCGACCTTCGGCGGCACCCAGATCACCATGGCGGCCGGACTCGCCAACCTCGCTCACCTGCTGGAGCACGACCTCCAGGGCAACGCCCGGCGCGTCGGCGGACTGCTCATCGAGCGGCTGCGGGCCGTCGCCGCGCAGACCCCGGGTGTACGGGAGGTGCGCGGCCGGGGGCTCATGATCGGCATCGAGCTGGTCAAACCCGGCACGGACGAGGCCGACCCGCAGGCCGCGAGCGCCGTACTCGAAGCGGCCCGCGCGGGCGGGCTGCTCATCGGCAAGGGCGGCGGCCACAACACCAGCGCCCTGCGCCTCGCACCGCCCCTGTCCCTCACCGTCGCGGAGGCCGAGGAAGGCGCCGCGATCCTCGAGAGCGCTCTGAGGAGCATCCACTAGCACCGACCCGAACAAGGGAAACACCACCATGGCCGCCATCTCGGAGATCTGGGAGCCTGTCGAACCGGTCCTGTCGGTCCGTCGGGTCCTCACCCTGGAGCGGGTCCTCGCGGGGGAACCCGAGGTGGTGGCCGGGGCCGGCCAGCTCGACCGGCCGGTGCGCTGGGTGCATGTCGCCGAGGCCCCGGACGTCGGCGTGATGCTCAGCGGCGGCGAGATGGTGCTCACCACCGGCGTGCTCCTCGCCGGCGACCCGGGCAAGCAGGCCGAGTACATCCAGTCCCTGCACCGCTCTGAGGCGGCCGCCGTCGTCCTCGGGCTCGGCCGGGCCTTCCCGGCCCCGCCGGACGTGATGCGCCGGGCGGCCGAGCGGTGCGGGCTGCCCATGGTCGTCCTGCACCGGCCGTTCCCCTTCGCCGAACTGACCGAGGAGGTGCAGGCCCGGCTGGTGCGGCGCAAGTTCGCCGCCGTGAGCATGTCCGAGGCGGTACGCACCGCCCTCACCGGACTCATCACCGCGGGCGCCCCGCTGCAACGCCTGCTCGACGAGATCGCCCAGCACAGCGCCTGTCCCGTCGTCGTCACCAACCTCGCCCACCGCGTCCTGGCCACGGCGGGGGAGCGGTCCGCCGTCGACGACGTACTGCGCGACTGGGAGCGCATCGCCCGCCAGGCCGGCGGCAGCGAGGGCGACGGCTGGATCCGCGCCGAGCTCGGCGGACGCGGGGAGCGGTGGGGCCGGATCGTGCTGTGCGGCTACCGCGGCGACACCGCCACCGGCCGGCTGCT
Proteins encoded in this region:
- a CDS encoding nitrilase-related carbon-nitrogen hydrolase yields the protein MANVVRAALVQATWTGDTESMVAKHEEHAREAARQGAKIIGFQEVFNAPYFCQVQEPEHYRWAEPVPDGPTTRRMQELARETGMVIVVPVFEVEQSGFYYNTAAVIDADGTVLGKYRKHHIPQVKGFWEKYYFKPGNIGWPVFDTAVGKVGVYICYDRHFPEGWRQLGLNGAQLVYNPSATHRGLSSHLWQLEQPAAAVANEYFVAAINRVGVEEYGDNDFYGTSYFVDPRGRFVGETASDKAEELVVRDLDFDLIEEVRQQWAFYRDRRPDAYEGLVQP
- a CDS encoding aspartate aminotransferase family protein, which encodes MTKDLLGRHRAVLPDWLALYYEDPLEITHGEGRYVWDAEGTRYLDFFGGILTTMTAHALPEVTKAVSEQAGRILHSSTLYLNRPMVELAERIAQLSGIPDARVFFTTSGTEANDTALMLATTYRRSNTILAMRNSYHGRSFSAVGITGNRGWSPTSLSPLQTLYVHGGVRTRGPYASLSDDDFIAACVEDLKDLLGHTRPPAALIAEPIQGVGGFTSPPDGLYAAFREVLAEHGILWIADEVQTGWGRTGEHFWGWQAHARSGPPDIVTFAKGIGNGMSIGGVVARGEIMNCLDANSISTFGGTQITMAAGLANLAHLLEHDLQGNARRVGGLLIERLRAVAAQTPGVREVRGRGLMIGIELVKPGTDEADPQAASAVLEAARAGGLLIGKGGGHNTSALRLAPPLSLTVAEAEEGAAILESALRSIH